A genomic region of Colletotrichum destructivum chromosome 1, complete sequence contains the following coding sequences:
- a CDS encoding Putative alpha/beta hydrolase-3: MTSPQTKLGLFGVLGLIFRLPFALVIFLSILLRGLPLAIRRGISIRLWLLSAQYRLALGYLEPREMQYLAAPARQVYPQWIAKQRAKVSRLGNVGALNRLRGDVEPLKEAGANIMWLGDRRKATKVVLFFHGGGYVAPVGLGHFTWCWNCYVDNGPGAKDEVAVAVLEYTLCPGVRYPTQLRQAVAALNHLLRSGIAPGDLVIGGDSAGGNLACQVLNHILHPHPEVETVRLSGPLAGVFMVSPLLTVRTDTASFRDNHRVDMLSAAIVSKGSRYIFPADFAKQKVSNPHQPMPLDGDLEWFGEIQAVSKSIYITTGAQEVFRDDVRAFAEAVRRRNPDLDFKLDVAANEVHDSILLEGEFDAVGDATKRMRQWASKCLA; the protein is encoded by the exons ATGACTTCGCCGCAGACCAAACTGGGCCTCTTTGGAGTGCTAGGGCTGATCTTCCGCCTGCCCTTCG CCTTGGTTATATTCCTCTCAATCCTGTTACGCGGGCTCCCACTCGCCATCCGACGCGGAATCTCAATCAGGCTCTGGCTCTTAAGCGCCCAATATCGCCTTGCCCTCGGCTACTTGGAACCCCGTGAGATGCAATACCTCGCGGCCCCTGCCCGACAGGTTTATCCGCAATGGATTGCAAAGCAAAGGGCCAAGGTCTCTCGTCTGGGCAACGTCGGTGCCCTCAATCGATTGCGGGGAGACGTGGAACCACTCAAAGAAGCGGGCGCCAACATCATGTGGCTCGGAGACCGCAGGAAAGCCACAAAAGTCGTGCTCTTCTTCCACGGAGGCGGATATGTCGCCCCCGTCGGCTTGGGCCACTTCACCTGGTGCTGGAACTGCTACGTTGACAACGGGCCCGGCGCGAAGGACGAGGTGgccgttgccgtcctcgagtATACTCTCTGCCCCGGTGTCAGGTACCCGACGCAGCTGCGGCAGGCCGTTGCTGCGCTCAACCACCTTCTAAGATCCGGCATTGCGCCCGGCGACTTGGTGATCGGGGGCGACTCGGCCGGTGGCAACCTGGCCTGCCAGGTGCTCAACCACATCCTTCACCCGCACCCCGAGGTTGAGACCGTCCGCCTCTCGGGCCCGCTGGCCGGCGTGTTCATGGTCTCACCCTTGCTCACCGTCCGGACGGACACTGCTTCTTTTCGCGACAACCACCGCGTGGACatgctctcggccgccatCGTCTCCAAGGGAAGTCGATACATCTTCCCCGCCGACTTCGCGAAGCAAAAGGTCTCGAACCCGCACCAACCGATGCCTTTGGACGGTGACCTCGAGTGGTTCGGCGAAATCCAGGCCGTGAGCAAGTCGATCTACATCACCACCGGCGCGCAGGAGGTGTTCCGAGACGATGTCAGGGCGtttgccgaggccgtgagACGACGGAACCCGGACCTTGATTTCAAGctggacgtcgccgccaacgaggtCCACGATTCCATATTGCTTGAGGGGGAGTTCGATGCAGTAGGGGATGCTACGAAAAGGATGAGGCAGTGGGCTTCGAAATGTCTTGCGTGA
- a CDS encoding Putative flavin monooxygenase, FAD/NAD(P)-binding domain superfamily, with product MAQSTETSMVGKVSYSQFACIGSGFAAIGLGAQLKRWYGIDNVQFFERHHRLGGTWFINQYPGCACDVPSVLYSFSFEPNANWTRVLPTYFELWSYLNEVAHKYDLVRKMTFDVLVERCEWIEERARWRMTIRHLKSGAIYFHECQFLFAGTGALVTPREIDVPGADTFKGVISHTGRWKPEINVEGKRVVLFGNGCTAAQVVPSILHKTQSLTQIVRSKHWIFPPIDAKVPDWVRFGLNRIPGMTTLQRFIVFVAAEYSLLGFPLTEAGKRFRARQQKITEGYMRATAPAKYHELLIPDFEVGCKRRIFDSGYLKSLHAENMTLTNEKPLEIVPEGVRTEKRLIEADVIILANGYHTNEFAAGVEVVGRGGETMQSHWESFGGPEAYNCSALSGFPNFILLLGPNAATGHTSSIMALENSINYALRVLKPALEGRASTVDLKREAEQAYSDTIQAALQNTVWNSGCQSWYFIESGKGSKTWNAMSYPYSQAHFWYRSLFPVWTDWDYGGPATMVSSIRKQWSDLWLLVLLVVASLTFWIYLVKGIEGEAVYAT from the exons ATGGCGCAGTCTACCGAGACCAGCATGGTTGGGAAGGTCAGTTACAGTCAGTTTGCCTGTATCGGAAGCGGGTTCGCAGCCATTGGCCTGGGTGCACAGTTGAAGCGATGGTACGGCATCGACAACGTTCAGTTCTTCGAGCGGCATCACCGGCTGGGGGGGACGTGGTTCATCAATCAATACCCAG GGTGCGCCTGCGACGTCCCCAGTGTGCTGTACAGTTTCTCCTTCGAGCCTAATGCCAACTGGACAAGGGTCTTGCCGACCTACTTTGAACTCTGGTCTTACCTCAACGAGGTCGCTCACAAATATGACCTAGTCAGGAAGATGACTTTCGATGTTCTGGTCGAACGATGCGAATGGATCGAAGAGCGAGCCAGGTGGCGTATGACTATTCGCCATCTAAAGTCCGGAGCAATATACTTCCACGAGTGTCAATTCCTGTTCGCCGGGACAGGTGCCCTGGTCACCCCGCGAGAGATCGACGTGCCCGGCGCAGATACCTTCAAGGGTGTCATCTCACACACTGGCCGCTGGAAGCCGGAAATCAACGTCgaggggaagagggtggTTCTCTTTGGCAACGGCTGTACGGCGGCACAAGTCGTCCCCTCCATCCTGCATAAGACCCAGTCCTTGACACAGATCGTGCGATCGAAGCATTGGATCTTTCCACCCATCGATGCAAAGGTACCGGACTGGGTCCGGTTCGGACTGAACCGCATCCCCGGCATGACAACTCTTCAACGgttcatcgtcttcgtcgcaGCGGAGTACTCCCTCCTGGGCTTTCCGTTGACCGAGGCAGGAAAGAGGTTCAGAGCGAGGCAGCAAAAGATCACGGAGGGATACATGCGAGCCACGGCCCCCGCAAAATATCACGAACTGCTGATCCCGGACTTTGAAGTCGGCTGCAAGCGACGAATCTTCGACTCTGGGTATCTAAAGAGTCTCCATGCCGAAAACATGACTCTGACCAACGAGAAACCATTGGAGATTGTACCGGAAGGTGTGAGAACAGAGAAGCGACtgatcgaggccgacgtgATTATCTTAGCGAACGGCTACCACACCAACGAGTTCGCTGCTGGCGTGGAAGTGGTCGGGCGCGGTGGCGAGACCATGCAGAGCCACTGGGAGTCCTTCGGCGGACCAGAGGCGTACAATTGCTCAGCGCTGAGCGGGTTTCCCAACTTCATCCTGCTCTTGG GCCCTAATGCTGCGACAGGACACACATCGTCCATCATGGCTTTGGAGAACTCCATCAACTACGCACTGCGTGTTCTCAAGCCGGCGCTAGAAGGCCGCGCGAGCACGGTCGACCTGAAGCGCGAGGCGGAGCAGGCCTATTCTGATACGATCCAAGCCGCGCTTCAGAACACGGTGTGGAATTCCGGCTGCCAAAGTTGGTACTTTATTGAATCTGGCAAGGGTTCCAAGACGTGGAACGCCATGAGCTACCCTTACTCGCAAGCTCATTTCTGGTATCGCAGCCTCTTTCCCGTCTGGACAGACTGGGACTACGGT GGACCGGCCACCATGGTTTCGTCAATTCGAAAGCAATGGTCTGATCTCTggcttcttgttcttcttgtgGTGGCCAGTCTGACGTTTTGGATTTACTTGGTCAAGGGGATCGAGGGTGAGGCAGTGTATGCGACATAA
- a CDS encoding Putative short-chain dehydrogenase/reductase SDR, NAD(P)-binding domain superfamily, which yields MTTLLRDLTIDTVAVVLRRTILNPGLTAPVAAAVTWMLEPDTFGSRGLHTSLFQLGLAAWILTAVGLVLRLHEQLNMWTANNWTRDSTWDWDKEIVLITGASSGIGATMAQQLIARNHRTKVVVVDYVPLTWQPIPRSDVRYFKCDLSDQAAIRDLCDRVRREVGDPTVLVNNAGLSRGFTVLDGTYADVELTINTNLVAPFLLVKEFLPQMVESNHGHIIHVGSMSSMMPPARIADYAATKAGLIALHEALQLELKYIHQAPKVRLTLGIFSFIRTPLFRGQTGQSYFLFPLLESETVARRLVDTLYSGLGKTIYLPGIMRYVAMLRGGPEWLLKMSREKTQKIKVDYVGYQKVNSKTGKLEPPGGSSLD from the exons ATGACGACTCTGCTTAGAGACTTGACGATAGACACGGTTGCTGTGGTGCTCCGCAGAACCATACTCAACCCTGGGCTCACTGCCCCGGTGGCAGCAGCGGTTACTTGGATGTTAGAACCCGACACGTTCGGTTCCCGTGGATTGCACACAAGCCTTTTTCAACTTGGCCTGGCGGCATGGATTCTTACGGCGGTCGGTCTGGTTCTGCGGCTCCACGAGCAGCTGAACATGTGGACCGCCAACAATTGGACAAGAGACAGCACCTGGGACTGGGACAAGGAGATCGTGCTCATCACCGGAGCCAGTAGTGGTATCGGCGCCACCATGGCTCAGCAACTTATAGCCCGGAATCATCGTACGAAGGTCGTTGTCGTGGATTACGTTCCTCTCACTTGGCAGCCGATACCAAGGTCAGATGTCCGGTACTTCAAATGCGACCTTAGCGACCAAGCCGCCATCAGGGACCTATGTGATCGTGTCAGACGCGAAGTGGGAGACCCGACTGTTCTGGTTAACAACGCTGGCCTCTCACGCGGGTTCACGGTGCTGGACGGGACTTATGCGGACGTCGAGCTGACGATTAACACGAACCTGGTCGCCCCTTTTCTGCTGGTTAAGGAGTTTCTCCCGCAGATGGTGGAGTCGAATCACGGCCATATCATCCACGTGGGTTCTATGAGCtcgatgatgccgcctgctAGGATCGCCGACTACGCGGCCACGAAGGCCGGCTTGATCGCTCTCCACGAA GCCCTTCAACTCGAACTCAAGTACATCCATCAAGCGCCCAAGGTGCGTTTGACCCTTGGGATTTTCAGCTTCATCAGGACGCCCCTGTTCAGGGGCCAGACGGGTCAATCGTATTTCTTGTTCCCGCTTCTTGAATCGGAGACAGTGGCCCGGCGTCTTGTGGACACCCTCTACAGCGGCCTCGGGAAGACGATATACTTGCCCGGCATCATGCGATACGTGGCGATGCTG CGGGGTGGTCCTGAGTGGCTTTTGAAGATGTCCAGAGAGAAAACCCAGAAGATCAAGGTTGATTACGTGGGTTACCAAAAGGTCAATAGCAAGACTGGGAAGTTGGAACCCCCGGGAGGTAGCAGTTTGGACTGA
- a CDS encoding uncharacterized protein (Putative zn(2)Cys(6) fungal-type DNA-binding domain, transcription factor domain, fungi), whose translation MPPDPQERRRRRKIALACEPCRERKARCDGGKPICSTCQRRSLDLEHCVYKTGNARTACSDDYTKTLHERIRKLEQACASHGIDINTLEATEQYSRVPLEGRFSPVHDSSPLEAPGIMDQQPVQLPSPCSGVGIGVGVDHSCDARSVTAMGTIFAEDNLDDSLDNVDNDFYGSSSAVSFLRETLKEAYSAMNPLPSRVEPSVLFKDHQQTALVPDRSPFADFNKFLLPPRPFADHLIQVYFRRIHYLYPVFHRPAFEHAYETLWRPSTAVDDAAAASNPFHGVGLGCSPGADSQTIVFHAALNSVFALACNHADLTPPEKAKGVEVFILRSRQYFSVDLLEKNNLGVVQTLLLCGLVMQGTPFPDRCWNAIGAACRIAQGLGLHMEASREPGNATLEKEIRRRTWHGCVILDALVSMTFGRPTAAACFFADDPLPQPQSVTETDFEKVRLQFSSQSLKLSLLLDDILWRMYQPWHNRHQDGRLRGSTTDGTPSLDAIVELDAQLDDFERSVPHFLSWLSSSPSEGTAAEEQQTIAIQKNVLYARFLYVRLILHRPVLTKLLAGFARPRQELDAGEPTPRNFLNKGLRAPFTTECARVCVDAASRLIALVDSSCKADTTGAWWWNSLYACAAGLVLIICRMYPPLWARLDHTAIAASWEKCQGILDSIANVSVSARKSLDLLRKIDGAVKKLLTVRGTLLFEEQLEPGLYADMTGGYFFSGDIDVSNFLDPDPMSIFRGWEMADDESINP comes from the exons ATGCCACCTGATCCACAGGagcgtcgacggcgtcgcaAGATTGCTCTGGCCTGTGAGCCGTGTCGAGAGCGTAAAGCCCGTTGTGATGGCGGCAAGCCCATTTGCTCAACGTGCCAGCGCAGGTCGCTGGACCTAGAGCACTGCGTCTACAAGACGGGGAATGCGAGGACTGCATGTAGTGATGA CTACACCAAGACCCTTCATGAGCGCATCCGCAAGCTGGAGCAAGCCTGCGCATCTCACGGCATTGACATCAACACACTGGAGGCAACTGAACAATACAGTCGGGTTCCGCTAGAAGGGCGGTTCTCTCCAGTTCACGACTCCAGCCCGTTGGAAGCCCCAGGAATCATGGACCAGCAGCCAGTCCAGCTCCCATCGCCATGTtccggcgtcggcatcggcgtcggcgtcgatcaCTCCTGCGACGCTAGAAGTGTGACAGCTATGGGTACCATATTCGCTGAAGACAACCTCGATGACTCCCTCGACAACGTGGATAATGATTTCTATGGCAGCTCCTCGGCTGTGTCGTTCCTAAGAGAAACCCTCAAGGAAGCCTACAGCGCGATGAATCCTCTTCCGTCGAGAGTCGAACCATCTGTCCTATTCAAGGATCACCAACAGACCGCGCTTGTTCCCGATCGATCCCCATTCGCCGACTTCAACAAGTTCCTCCTTCCGCCCCGGCCTTTTGCCGACCATCTCATTCAAGTCTACTTTCGCCGAATACACTACCTCTACCCAGTCTTCCACAGACCAGCTTTCGAGCATGCGTATGAGACCCTCTGGCGGCCTTCCACGGCTGtggatgatgctgctgctgcctcgaATCCTTtccacggcgtcggcctgggGTGTTCCCCCGGTGCGGACTCCCAGACTATTGTTTTCCACGCGGCGCTCAACTCAGTGTTTGCCCTCGCGTGCAACCACGCGGACTTGACGCCgcccgagaaggccaagggcgtcgaggtttTCATACTCCGGAGCAGGCAGTACTTTAGTGTTGATCTGCTggagaagaacaacctcGGCGTTGTGCAAACGTTGCTGTTGTGTGGTCTCGTGATGCAGGGGACGCCTTTTCCGGACCGATGCTGGAACGCCATCGGAGCAGCGTGCCGCATTGCCCAAGGACTTGGTCTTCACATGGAAGCGTCTCGTGAGCCTGGGAACGCCAcgctggagaaggagattCGGCGGCGGACTTGGCATGGATGCGTCATCCTGGATGC GCTCGTGAGCATGACATTTGGCCGCCCCACCGCGGCCGCTTGTTTTTTTGCAGACGATCCATTGCCCCAACCACAGTCTGTGACGGAAACAGACTTCGAGAAAGTAAGACTACAGTTCAGCTCGCAAAGCCTCAAGTTGAGCCTTTTGCTTGACGACATACTGTGGAGGATGTACCAACCATGGCATAATCGCCACCAAGACGGAAGACTACGTGGTTCCACAACAGACGGGACTCCAagcctcgacgccatcgtcgagctcgatgcTCAGCTAGATGACTTCGAGAGATCAGTACCGCACTTCTTATCATGGctttcttcctcgccgtctgaAGGCACAGCGGCAGAAGAGCAACAGACCATTGCAATCCAGAAGAACGTGCTTTACGCCAG GTTTCTATATGTGCGTCTCATACTTCACAGGCCGGTTCTGACCAAACTCTTGGCCGGCTTCGCTAGACCTCGCCAGGAActtgatgccggcgagcCTACACCAAGGAATTTCCTTAATAAGGGTCTTAGAGCCCCTTTCACTACCGAGTGCGCTAGAGTATGCGTAGACGCAGCCTCTCGGCTCATCGCCTTGGTAGATTCTTCATGCAAGGCAGACACGACAGGAGCATGGTGGTGGAACAGCTTGT ATGCCTGTGCCGCTGGTTTAGTTCTCATCATCTGTCGCATGTACCCACCCCTTTGGGCACGACTAGATCACACGGCCATCGCGGCCTCCTGGGAGAAATGCCAGGGAATCCTGGATAGCATTGCCAATGTCAGCGTCTCTGCTCGCAAGTCGCTGGACCTACTCCGCAAGATTGATGGCGCTGTCAAAAAACTACTGACAG TGAGAGGAACACTACTGTTTGAGGAACAGTTGGAACCCGGTCTCTATGCCGACATGACGGGGGGCTATTTCTTTTCAGGCGACATTGATGTGTCGAACTTTTTGGACCCCGACCCCATGTCTATCTTTCGCGGGTGGGAGATGGCAGACGACGAGTCTATAAACCCGTGA
- a CDS encoding Putative isoprenylcysteine carboxyl methyltransferase, producing the protein MNLSQTSLSLAILASSAGTYIALRNPNPGPPKKSGDDSERPPPEHADSIRWMNLTHRHTPKVILLPLALLSLHLAALAFFHPDIPPAVLRHGAENGLSPSLTTWSPSTLLPLAALFLAGVPLRLGPYRSLGSDFTFDLAKPDRLKTTGIYALVQHPSYTGVVVLVLSNVALLARLDGVLSCWVPPALHRALTAVDWVLGPAACLVFLFGVWTRVREEERMLRSEFGEKWERWHASTARFIPYVF; encoded by the coding sequence ATGAACCTATCACAGAcgtccctctccctcgcgatcctggcctcgtcggccggGACCTACATCGCCCTCCGCAACCCCAACCCCGGCCCGCCGAAGAAATCCGGCGACGACTCGGAGCGCCCGCCCCCGGAGCACGCAGACTCGATCCGCTGGATGAACCTCACCCACCGGCACACCCCAAAGGTCATCCTCCtgcccctcgccctcctgtCCCTTCAcctcgcggccctcgccttcttccaccCGGACATCCcccccgccgtcctccgccacggcgccgagaacggcCTGAGCCCCTCCCTGACGACctggtcgccctcgacaCTGCTGCCgctcgccgccctcttcctcgccggcgtcccgcTGCGCCTCGGGCCCTACCGCTCGCTCGGCAGCGACTTCAccttcgacctcgccaagCCGGACCGCCTCAAGACCACGGGCATCTACGCCCTCGTGCAGCACCCGAGCTACACGGGCGTCGTGGTCCTCGTGCTCTCCAACGTCGCTCTGCTCGCGCGGCTCGACGGCGTGCTGAGCTGCTGGGTCCCGCCCGCACTGCACCGCGCCCTGACGGCCGTCGACTGGGTCCTGGGGCCCGCGGCGTGCCTGGTGTTCCTGTTCGGCGTGTGGACCAGAGtccgggaggaggagcgcatGCTGCGGTCCGAGTTCGGGGAGAAGTGGGAGCGCTGGCATGCCTCGACGGCGCGTTTCATCCCGTATGTATTCTGA
- a CDS encoding Putative major facilitator, sugar transporter, major facilitator superfamily: MAPRDEVDQTVVYHDDVTQASKLGLAVDEVAATRISEADMMRKSAEAFTMKSRSGLLVVGYMFVMGCNQAGYGVDWGVIGGINSNDRWHDYYGFPNAGVIISTINALMQIGGFLGAPFLSCADILGRRGINFLGNFLVIIAAIMQAMAPNLACLMVGRLVLGFGTALCTAPQYVAEIAPIHLRGRIVGIFGAFFQVGSMMMIGIMMGLTKFDSDWQWRLAFFIQAIFPLLVCIFIYILCPESPRFLYMRGKKDEARRVIARYMTTSNDINHEIVDLMILQIEESIETTKAGFRATWDFRVFFTRPVWFRTFVLAVYAVFQQWNGGGIIGYYLSPALDTIGITGQLEQLGINLGSISIYFVFTLFGSYIIDYFRRRTLIFAGLISIIIAQTAVTITSWQYNLTESKTTAILTIVWIYCFQICSATFIATMHNLYPVELLSLPLRAKGMGVFAMFQAIAAVIHNYGIGIGIAKIGYKIWAVYIIYNFLQIFLSYFVFPETSKLNLEEIDTIFETSGTQPVKLSIKIADAKAAKKKLDRQNATTST, translated from the exons ATGGCGCCCCGTGATGAAGTTGACCAAACGGTCGTCTACCACGACGATGTCACCCAGGCGAGCAAGTTGGGCttggccgttgacgaggttgcGGCCACCCGTAtctccgaggccgacatGATGCGCAAGTCTGCCGAAGCCTTCACCATGAAGTCCCGGTCTGGCCTTTTGGTCGTCGGCTACATGTTTGTCATGGGCTGTAACCAGGCAGG TTACGGAGTCGACTGGGGTGTCATTGGTGGCATCAACTCGAACGACCGCTGGCACGACTACTACGGATTCCccaacgccggcgtcatcatTTCCACGATCAACGCCCTGATGCAGATCGGCGGCTTCCTGGGCGCTCCCTTCCTCAGCTGCGCCGATATCCTTGGCCGTCGTGGTATCAACTTCCTCGGCAACTttctcgtcatcatcgccgccatcatgcaGGCCATGGCCCCGAACCTGGCCTGCCTCATGGTCGGCCGACTCGTgctcggcttcggcacggCCTTGTGCACGGCGCCGCAGTACGTCGCCGAGATTGCGCCCATCCATCTCCGCGGCCGTATCGTCGGCATCTTCGGCGCCTTCTTCCAGGTCGGctccatgatgatgattggCATCATGATGGGCCTCACCAAGTTCGACAGCGACTGGCAGTGGCgcttggccttcttcatcCAGGCCATCTTCCCACTCCTTGTCTGCATCTTCATCTACATCCTCTGCCCGGAATCCCCTCGTTTCCTCTACATGCGCGGCAAGAAGGACGAAGCTCGCCGCGTCATCGCGCGTTACATGACCACGAGCAACGACATTAACCACGAAATTGTCGACCTCATGATCCTCCAGATCGAGGAGTCCATCGAGACGACCAAGGCCGGCTTCCGGGCGACGTGGGACTTCCGCGTCTTCTTCACTCGCCCCGTCTGGTTCCGGACATTTGTCCTGGCTGTCTATGCCGTCTTCCAGCAGTGGAATGG AGGCGGAATCATCGGCTACTATCTCTCCCCGGCGCTCGACACCATTGGCATTACAGGACAGCTCGAACAGCTCGGTATCAACCTCGGCTCCATTTCCATCTACTTCGTTTTCACGCTCTTTGGGTCCTACATCATTGACTATTTCCGCCGCCGCACGCTCATTTTCGCCGGACTGATCTCCATCATCATTGCGCAGACGGCCGTGACCATCACGAGTTGGCAGTACAATCTGACCGAGTCCAAGACGACGGCCATCCTGACAATCGTGTGGATCTACTGCTTCCAGATCTGCAGCGCCACCTTCATCGCCACGATGCACAACCTCTACCCCGTCGAGCTGCTGTCACTGCCGCTACGCGCCAAGGGCATGGGCGTCTTCGCCATGTtccaggccatcgccgcTGTCATCCACAACtacggcatcggcatcggcatcgcgaAGATCGGGTACAAGATCTGGGCCGTTTACATCATCTACAACTTCCTCCAGATCTTCCTCAGCTACTTTGTCTTCCCCGAGACGAGCAAGCTGAACCTCGAGGAGATCGACACCATCTTCGAGACGTCGGGCACCCAGCCTGTCAAGCTGAGCATAAAgatcgccgacgccaaggcggccaagaagaagctcgaccgCCAGaacgcgacgacgagcactTGA